A region from the Chloroflexota bacterium genome encodes:
- a CDS encoding Rid family hydrolase, whose protein sequence is MAEQLRQFFEIYPADTRATRPLGMRINDVVYANGLAGVDPVTGAPAAGIEAQMWVILSHLRRLMESAGGNLDGVVRCAAYVTDMEDRETIYGPWENLFPDAADRPALKALISPLPEGHLVHLDAYGLVGGKRTRIDIPNVHARDPGVVVGNVYFTSRCHGNDQTTGEIVEGGVEAEARQTLENLTTLVGLAGGSVDNIVQINMFGRDDSYKEVARRIFEERFPDPATRPVLHQLVNVVSSRMSIAIEMMAMLPDIGGPSGEPFVEVYSCEEGNAKPSGARIGDVVVAPLLEPVDPCSGALAAPDFDGQLAAMFGQVERFLSVNGLGLDDMARFTHFLPELSERLKFNPPWMEWYPDPDDRPPHKYVPSALPSGVLMAANVIALVGAGPRKCLEVPGVVHNDPMSMGALTGSLVTSSRVVTGSREGGLAEQTAMVFANVDAMFRDGGGSFANVTQVTAFVGDAAFGADVQREMLALTPTGQAPPVLHILETNLGGNGYPRIEVLGLM, encoded by the coding sequence AACTCCGGCAGTTCTTCGAGATCTACCCCGCCGACACGCGGGCGACGAGGCCCCTGGGCATGCGCATCAACGACGTCGTCTACGCGAACGGGCTGGCGGGCGTCGACCCGGTCACCGGCGCACCCGCTGCGGGCATCGAGGCGCAGATGTGGGTCATCCTCTCGCACCTGCGGCGGCTGATGGAGTCGGCGGGCGGCAACCTCGACGGCGTCGTGCGCTGCGCAGCGTACGTGACCGACATGGAGGACCGCGAGACCATCTACGGGCCGTGGGAGAACCTCTTCCCGGACGCGGCGGACCGCCCCGCGCTCAAGGCGCTTATCTCTCCGCTGCCGGAGGGGCATCTGGTGCACCTGGACGCCTACGGGCTCGTTGGCGGCAAGCGGACGCGCATCGACATCCCCAACGTCCACGCCCGCGACCCCGGCGTGGTGGTGGGCAACGTCTACTTCACGTCGCGCTGCCACGGCAACGACCAGACGACGGGGGAGATCGTCGAGGGCGGCGTGGAGGCGGAGGCGCGCCAGACGCTCGAGAACCTGACGACGCTGGTGGGGCTGGCCGGCGGAAGCGTGGACAACATCGTCCAGATCAACATGTTCGGCCGCGACGACTCGTACAAGGAGGTCGCTCGCCGCATCTTCGAGGAGCGCTTCCCCGACCCGGCGACGCGGCCCGTCTTGCACCAGCTCGTGAACGTCGTCTCGTCGCGGATGAGCATCGCCATCGAGATGATGGCGATGCTGCCGGACATCGGCGGGCCGTCCGGCGAGCCGTTCGTCGAGGTTTACTCGTGCGAGGAGGGCAACGCCAAGCCGTCCGGCGCGCGCATCGGGGACGTCGTCGTTGCGCCGTTGCTGGAGCCCGTCGACCCGTGCAGCGGCGCGCTGGCCGCCCCGGACTTCGACGGCCAGCTTGCCGCGATGTTTGGCCAGGTGGAGCGTTTCCTGAGCGTCAACGGACTGGGGCTGGACGACATGGCACGCTTCACCCACTTCCTGCCGGAGTTGTCGGAGCGGCTGAAGTTCAATCCGCCGTGGATGGAGTGGTACCCGGACCCCGACGACCGTCCTCCGCACAAGTACGTGCCCAGCGCCCTCCCGTCGGGCGTGCTCATGGCCGCGAACGTGATCGCGCTGGTGGGTGCGGGCCCGAGGAAGTGCCTGGAGGTGCCCGGCGTCGTCCACAATGACCCCATGTCCATGGGCGCGCTGACGGGCAGCCTCGTGACGTCGTCGCGCGTGGTGACGGGCAGCCGCGAGGGCGGGCTCGCCGAGCAGACGGCGATGGTCTTCGCGAACGTGGATGCCATGTTCCGCGACGGCGGAGGCAGCTTCGCGAACGTAACGCAGGTGACGGCGTTCGTGGGAGACGCGGCATTTGGAGCGGACGTGCAGCGCGAGATGCTGGCGCTGACGCCGACAGGGCAGGCGCCGCCGGTGCTCCACATCCTCGAGACCAACCTCGGCGGCAACGGCTACCCGCGGATCGAGGTGCTTGGGCTCATGTAG